GCTGCAGGATTGGGTACTCGTTTTTTACCTGCAACGAAAGCAATGCCAAAAGAGATGTTGCCGATTGTAGATAAACCTACAATTCAGTATATCGTTGAAGAAGCTGTAGCTTCAGGTATCGAAGATATCATGATTGTTACGGGAAAAGGGAAACGAGCGATAGAAGATCATTTTGATCATGCGTTTGAATTAGAGCAAAATTTGAAGGAAAAGGGGAAAGACGACCTACTTGAAAAAGTACAACAATCTTCAAATCTAGCAAACATACATTACATAAGACAAAAAGAACCTAAGGGATTAGGACATGCCATCTGGTGTGCACGTACATTTATTGGGGATGAACCTTTTGCGGTTTTATTAGGAGACGATATTGTTCAATCTGATGTTCCTTGTTTAGGGCAGTTAATTCATGAATATGAAAAAACTTTAGCTCCGATGATTGGTGTTCAGCAGGTGCCAGATGAAGAAACACATCGATATGGAATAGTTGATCCAATGGAACAAGTAGGTAGACGGTATCAAGTTAGTAGTTTTATAGAAAAACCTGATCAAGGAGCAGCTCCTTCTAATTTGGCAATTATGGGACGATATATTCTTACGCCTGAGATTTTTATGTTTTTAGAAGAACAAAATATTGGAACAGGTGGAGAGATTCAATTAACGGATGCTATTTCTAAATTAAATGAAATTCAGCGAGTTTTTGCCTATGATTTTGAAGGAAAACGATATGACGTTGGGGAGAAA
The window above is part of the Chengkuizengella sp. SCS-71B genome. Proteins encoded here:
- the galU gene encoding UTP--glucose-1-phosphate uridylyltransferase GalU; the encoded protein is MKKVKKAIIPAAGLGTRFLPATKAMPKEMLPIVDKPTIQYIVEEAVASGIEDIMIVTGKGKRAIEDHFDHAFELEQNLKEKGKDDLLEKVQQSSNLANIHYIRQKEPKGLGHAIWCARTFIGDEPFAVLLGDDIVQSDVPCLGQLIHEYEKTLAPMIGVQQVPDEETHRYGIVDPMEQVGRRYQVSSFIEKPDQGAAPSNLAIMGRYILTPEIFMFLEEQNIGTGGEIQLTDAISKLNEIQRVFAYDFEGKRYDVGEKLGFIQTTIEFAMQDDELKSKLISFMEKIQNKNEVNI